A stretch of Plectropomus leopardus isolate mb chromosome 24, YSFRI_Pleo_2.0, whole genome shotgun sequence DNA encodes these proteins:
- the LOC121962962 gene encoding uncharacterized protein LOC121962962 has product MSDRWLILKENRLSGNFIPSGQQLHRTPPLTVRKHLDFCDEDSTEDQEEARQNTEADSGDDSHQNMTFDFSKNTENISDDPTSMLKGMKGYHVTPSDLEFIMKIKEEKVIKELERDLDEVQRLLQKEKKDLQSTYVCRDTHLAELEKFPSCEDITAWAKVVLEMTSPSTVLTDQDAKSLLAMVTSENIQKVMDKKKTEVARLQKMLANKKKKEATEKDQLEKQIVREQLKIQTLTRQLLDLHSELAQEEEAYKALEMQIKAQEATEIKEEADASEEPQVAKIHTKRRGKEGKVAVNTTEKLQDTTNQSKSTRSKLTDSKADSQTSAVATNTGETVKMEKSAKEARGPQKKVEGLNSQVQAVRGRGNPPGAAKLKNQSCMKSEEAQSTSQPAASSQGRKKGAIAAGEAGETGLRRSKRIASRSECV; this is encoded by the exons ATGTCGGACAGATggttgattttgaaagaaaaccgTCTTTCGGGGAATTTCATCCCATCCGGTCAGCAGCTCCACAGGACTCCACCTCTGACAGTTAGGAAACACCTGGATTTTTGTGATGAAGATTCAACTGAGGATCAAGAGGAAGCACGGCAGAATACGGAG GCTGATAGTGGAGATGACAGTCACCAAAACATGACGTTTgatttcagcaaaaacacag AAAACATTTCAGATGACCCTACCTCCATGCTGAAGGGGATGAAGGGGTATCACGTGACACCAAGTGACTTGGAGTTTATTATGAAGATTAAAGAAGAGAAAGTTATTAAGGAACTGGAG AGAGATCTGGACGAGGTGCAGAGGTTgttacaaaaggaaaaaaaggacctACAGTCGACGTATGTTTGCAGGGACACGCACCTGGCTGAACTTGAAAAG tttCCATCCTGCGAAGACATCACTGCGTGGGCGAAGGTGGTCCTTGAAATGACTTCACCATCGACCGTGTTAACAGACCAAGACGCTAAGTCCCTGCTGGCCATGGTGACGTCAGAAAACATCCAGAAAGTCATGGATAAGAAGAAGACTGAGGTTGCTCGCTTGCAGAAGATGCTGGCAAACAA gaagaagaaagaggCCACAGAGAAAGACCAGCTTGAGAAGCAAATTGTCAGAGAACAG CTGAAGATACAGACGTTAACAAGACAGTTATTAGACCTGCACTCAGAGCTCGCACAAGAGGAG GAAGCCTACAAAGCTCTTGAAATGCAGATTAAAGCCCAAGAAGCAACAGAAATCAAAGAAGAAGCAGATGCCTCAGAGGAGCCACAAGTtgctaaaatacacacaaaacgcAGAGGAAAGGAAGGGAAAGTGGCTGTTAATACTACTGAGAAGTTGCAAGACACAACAAACCAAAGTAAATCAACAAGGAGCAAACTCACTGACAGTAAAGCAGACAGCCAGACCAGTGCGGTAGCTACAAATACAGGTGAAACTGTGAAGATGGAGAAGTCAGCTAAAGAAGCCAGAGGGCCGCAGAAGAAAGTCGAAGGGTTAAATTCACAAGTGCAAGctgtgagaggcagaggaaATCCTCCTGGAGCTGCAAAGCTGAAAAATCAAAGTTGCATGAAAAGCGAGGAGGCTCAGTCCACGTCGCAGCCGGCGGCTTCTTCACAAGGCAGAAAGAAAGGTGCTATAGCTGCAGGTGAAGCGGGAGAAACTGGTCTGAGAAGATCCAAGAGGATCGCCAGCAGAAGTGAGTGTGTTTGA